A section of the Verrucomicrobium sp. GAS474 genome encodes:
- a CDS encoding lysophospholipid acyltransferase family protein, translating to MSSHRMEFTYNTGWFRLANTVSRLFPRRLLRPLAALWGLLFAWSHPKKAALLQRNLDLLGATPRPNPTRTYMEFARVMVDYFYAGAHPLPQAIGLVEERLGIEHLRAVHASGRGALLLTPHFSFFELGGLIMRDLGYPMTALTLPEPSPEFTAWRAAYRRRWGVETLVVSADPFQFIEIKKQIEAGQFVAALFDRPHPTQSFAAQLPGGALPCSSGILLLALLAKCPVIPVTVVAKPNGRYRLEAHPPIIVERRGSSAETLRHYTQVLADALLPTLSRHPEQWFQFASLEAVSPAAPTDEATP from the coding sequence ATGAGCTCCCACCGGATGGAGTTCACCTACAACACCGGCTGGTTCCGGCTGGCGAACACGGTCTCCCGCCTCTTCCCCCGCCGCCTCCTCCGGCCCCTCGCCGCCCTCTGGGGCCTCCTCTTCGCCTGGAGCCACCCGAAGAAGGCCGCCCTCCTCCAGCGGAACCTCGACCTCCTCGGCGCCACCCCCCGGCCCAACCCGACGCGGACCTACATGGAATTCGCCCGCGTCATGGTCGATTACTTCTATGCCGGGGCCCATCCCCTGCCGCAGGCCATCGGGCTGGTCGAGGAGCGCCTCGGGATCGAGCACCTCCGGGCCGTCCATGCCAGCGGCCGGGGCGCCCTCCTCCTCACCCCCCACTTCAGCTTCTTCGAGCTCGGCGGCCTCATCATGCGGGACCTCGGCTACCCCATGACCGCCCTCACCCTGCCCGAGCCCTCGCCCGAGTTCACCGCCTGGCGCGCCGCCTACCGCCGCCGCTGGGGCGTGGAAACCCTCGTCGTCAGCGCCGACCCCTTCCAGTTCATCGAGATCAAGAAACAGATCGAGGCCGGGCAATTCGTCGCCGCCCTCTTCGACCGCCCCCACCCCACGCAGAGCTTCGCCGCGCAGCTCCCGGGCGGGGCCCTCCCCTGCTCCAGCGGCATCCTCCTCCTCGCCCTGCTCGCGAAGTGCCCCGTCATCCCCGTCACCGTCGTCGCGAAGCCGAACGGCCGCTACCGCCTCGAAGCTCATCCCCCCATCATCGTCGAGCGGCGGGGCTCCTCCGCCGAGACCCTCCGCCACTACACCCAGGTCCTCGCCGACGCCCTCCTCCCCACCCTCTCGCGGCATCCCGAGCAGTGGTTCCAATTCGCCTCCCTCGAAGCCGTTTCCCCCGCCGCGCCGACCGACGAAGCCACCCCATGA
- a CDS encoding acyl carrier protein has product MQPVSLEQIRTMLVENCMLKVDPSTIEEDTPLLGPDGLGLDSLDALQLTVAIEAAFQTPIKDPALAKQILQTPGTIRHWVERQQALSS; this is encoded by the coding sequence ATGCAACCCGTCAGCCTTGAACAGATCCGCACCATGCTCGTCGAAAACTGCATGTTGAAAGTCGACCCCTCCACCATCGAGGAGGACACCCCCCTCCTCGGGCCCGACGGCCTGGGGCTCGACTCCCTCGACGCCCTCCAGCTGACCGTCGCCATCGAGGCCGCCTTCCAGACGCCGATCAAGGACCCCGCCCTCGCGAAGCAGATCCTCCAGACGCCGGGCACCATCCGGCATTGGGTCGAGCGGCAACAGGCCCTCTCCTCGTGA
- a CDS encoding FabA/FabZ family ACP-dehydratase: MNLPPLTPHGPDFSFIDAVEQIENDGETRRIRAKKWLDPQLPFFADHFPGAPLMPGVLLIESGAQAAGILWGDLLALESQARFSLAQVVSFKIQRPVLPGQTILVHARLERDFGPLAQFAVEIAEGDAVVASGKIILAR; the protein is encoded by the coding sequence ATGAACCTCCCCCCCCTCACCCCCCACGGCCCCGACTTCTCCTTCATCGACGCCGTCGAGCAGATCGAGAACGACGGGGAGACGCGCCGCATCCGGGCGAAGAAATGGCTCGACCCGCAGCTCCCCTTCTTCGCCGACCACTTCCCCGGCGCCCCCCTCATGCCCGGCGTCCTCCTCATCGAGAGCGGAGCCCAGGCGGCGGGCATCCTGTGGGGCGACCTCCTCGCCCTGGAGAGCCAGGCCCGCTTCAGCCTCGCCCAGGTCGTCAGCTTCAAGATCCAGCGCCCCGTCCTCCCCGGCCAGACGATCCTCGTCCACGCCCGCCTCGAACGGGACTTCGGCCCCCTCGCCCAGTTCGCCGTCGAGATCGCGGAAGGCGATGCCGTCGTCGCCTCGGGGAAGATCATCCTCGCCCGCTAA
- a CDS encoding J domain-containing protein yields MAIQFQNYYEKLEVPRSASAEEIKKAFRKLARIHHPDVAKNKAAGEARFKEINEAYEVLGDPEKRRRYDELGENGQAEAGPEPSSRGGARGSAAASDFEFGGTGFSDFFESMFGGGRDGYGTPRHSTAYGPGGGAGMAARGHDVEADLLVTLEEVLRGSVRQVTLRRPGSPGVADRVDSYQVRIPSGVREGQRIRLAGQGGGGSGAGPAGDLFLRVRLARHPDFRMNGAGEEGGADLQCDLDLAPWDAVLGVQATIPTLDGATSLRVPPGTAPGSRLRLRGIGLPKEGGLRGDLYAVARIRMPETVSPEERILWEQLRTKAEIPRTQPEGKI; encoded by the coding sequence ATGGCCATCCAATTCCAAAACTACTACGAGAAGCTGGAGGTGCCACGCTCGGCTTCGGCGGAGGAAATCAAGAAGGCGTTCCGCAAGCTGGCCCGCATTCACCACCCCGATGTCGCCAAGAACAAGGCCGCGGGCGAGGCCAGGTTCAAGGAAATCAACGAGGCATATGAAGTCCTGGGCGATCCCGAGAAGCGGCGTCGTTACGATGAGTTGGGCGAGAATGGGCAGGCGGAGGCGGGACCGGAGCCCTCGTCCCGTGGGGGAGCGCGCGGTTCGGCCGCGGCGTCGGATTTCGAATTCGGCGGGACGGGATTCAGCGATTTCTTCGAGTCGATGTTCGGCGGCGGGCGCGACGGCTACGGCACCCCCCGGCACTCGACGGCGTACGGCCCTGGCGGAGGGGCCGGGATGGCTGCTCGGGGCCACGACGTCGAGGCCGATCTCCTGGTCACGCTCGAGGAAGTCTTGCGAGGATCGGTGCGCCAGGTGACGCTGCGCCGACCGGGAAGCCCGGGCGTGGCCGATCGGGTCGACAGCTATCAGGTGCGGATCCCTTCCGGGGTGCGCGAAGGCCAGCGAATCCGCCTGGCCGGGCAAGGGGGAGGCGGCAGTGGCGCGGGTCCTGCGGGCGATCTTTTTCTCCGGGTCCGCCTGGCGCGGCATCCCGATTTTCGGATGAACGGAGCAGGGGAGGAGGGCGGGGCCGATCTCCAATGCGATCTCGACCTCGCGCCGTGGGATGCGGTTCTAGGCGTGCAGGCGACGATTCCGACGCTCGATGGCGCGACCTCGCTCCGCGTCCCCCCGGGGACCGCCCCGGGAAGTCGGTTACGGCTGCGGGGAATCGGGCTGCCCAAGGAGGGAGGCCTTCGTGGCGACCTCTATGCGGTCGCGCGGATCCGCATGCCGGAGACGGTTTCGCCCGAGGAACGGATTCTCTGGGAGCAATTACGGACGAAGGCGGAAATCCCCCGCACCCAACCCGAAGGAAAAATATGA
- a CDS encoding NAD(P)/FAD-dependent oxidoreductase translates to MSSASAAPSPAPAHWDLVVIGGGPAGSTAAALLAAAGKKVLVLEREAFPRFHIGESLLPYGNDVLKELGLWEKLHAGGFMPKYGAEFTLGNAAGIQRFLFRRNLAPEYGQTFQVERAKFDHLLLQNAEEKGAVVLQQSKVTSLATTESGATVTYEREGASATVTASWLLDASGRTALLGNALKLPKDDLGMRKKIAVFSHFKGVYRNEGEAAGHITIVRLEDAWCWFIPLDAEKTSVGLVQYLDAFKAAGRTPEESFHHAVSAHTELRFRLKDAARLRDFHTEGEYTFRFDRAAGPRWLLAGDAAGFIDPIFSSGVMVALRSSQLAAKAILKADADAVPRGLTGGEQRRYTREVKKMTTTFLNMIRMFYDRSSFEVFMAPRAPAGLLRAVLHLVAGDTNLSWPIRWRVRAFYALCRLQRHRAIAPRLTLLDGRAAEKEGA, encoded by the coding sequence GTGAGTTCCGCTTCCGCCGCCCCCTCGCCAGCCCCCGCCCACTGGGACCTCGTCGTCATCGGCGGCGGCCCCGCCGGGAGCACCGCCGCGGCCCTCCTCGCAGCGGCGGGGAAGAAAGTCCTCGTCCTGGAGCGGGAAGCCTTCCCCCGGTTCCACATCGGCGAATCGCTCCTCCCCTACGGGAACGACGTCCTGAAGGAACTCGGCCTCTGGGAAAAACTCCATGCCGGGGGCTTCATGCCAAAGTACGGGGCCGAGTTCACCCTCGGCAACGCGGCGGGCATCCAGCGTTTCCTCTTCCGCCGGAACCTCGCCCCCGAATACGGCCAGACCTTCCAGGTGGAACGGGCGAAGTTCGACCACCTCCTCCTCCAAAACGCCGAGGAAAAGGGAGCCGTCGTCCTCCAGCAGTCGAAGGTCACCTCCCTCGCCACGACCGAGTCCGGGGCCACCGTCACCTACGAGCGGGAGGGAGCCTCCGCCACCGTCACCGCCTCCTGGCTCCTCGACGCCAGCGGACGGACCGCCCTCCTCGGCAACGCGCTGAAGCTCCCGAAGGACGACCTCGGCATGCGGAAGAAGATCGCCGTCTTCTCCCACTTCAAGGGCGTCTACCGCAACGAGGGCGAGGCCGCGGGCCACATCACCATCGTCCGCCTCGAGGACGCCTGGTGCTGGTTCATTCCCCTCGACGCGGAGAAAACCTCGGTCGGCCTCGTCCAATACCTCGACGCCTTCAAGGCCGCGGGCCGGACGCCCGAGGAGAGCTTCCATCACGCCGTCTCCGCCCACACCGAACTCCGCTTCCGGCTGAAGGACGCCGCGCGGCTCCGCGACTTCCATACCGAGGGGGAATACACCTTCCGCTTCGACCGCGCCGCCGGGCCCCGCTGGCTCCTGGCGGGCGACGCGGCGGGATTCATCGACCCGATCTTCTCCTCCGGCGTCATGGTCGCCCTCCGCTCCAGCCAGCTCGCCGCCAAGGCGATCCTGAAAGCCGATGCCGATGCCGTCCCGCGCGGGCTCACCGGCGGCGAGCAGCGCCGCTACACCCGCGAGGTGAAGAAGATGACCACCACCTTCCTGAACATGATCCGCATGTTCTACGACCGCTCCTCCTTCGAGGTCTTCATGGCCCCCCGCGCCCCCGCCGGGCTCCTCCGCGCCGTCCTCCACCTCGTCGCCGGGGACACGAACCTCTCGTGGCCGATCCGCTGGCGCGTCCGGGCCTTCTACGCCCTCTGCCGCCTCCAGCGGCACCGGGCCATCGCCCCGCGCCTCACCCTACTCGACGGCCGCGCCGCGGAAAAAGAGGGCGCATGA